A genomic window from Algoriphagus sp. Y33 includes:
- a CDS encoding transposase family protein, with product MVIPSFIIPSGLKLSKAVLISQDPGLLIVAGSAQKRSACPCCGKRSKSVHGFYDRSLADLPVSGREVKVILRVRKLFCKNRKCSRKVFTERFVDQIKPYGRCFSRSAGLVRSVGTELGGNKGAALCKVIGYPISSSTVLRTLKGIIVSVRTLTSGTIGVDDWAFKKGRNYGTIIVDLINKEVIGLLAARKPTRLQIG from the coding sequence ATGGTCATTCCTTCCTTTATTATCCCTTCAGGCCTCAAACTTTCAAAGGCGGTTCTTATCAGCCAGGACCCCGGTCTGTTGATTGTAGCGGGATCCGCCCAGAAACGGTCTGCGTGCCCATGCTGTGGAAAAAGGAGTAAATCCGTTCACGGGTTTTATGACAGATCACTCGCTGACCTGCCCGTTTCAGGCCGGGAAGTCAAAGTTATCCTACGTGTCAGAAAGCTCTTCTGTAAAAACAGGAAATGTTCCCGAAAAGTCTTTACAGAACGGTTTGTTGATCAGATCAAGCCCTACGGCAGATGTTTTTCCAGATCAGCCGGCCTGGTCAGATCAGTGGGCACTGAGCTTGGTGGGAATAAAGGTGCCGCCCTCTGTAAGGTAATCGGGTATCCCATCAGTTCATCTACTGTTTTGAGGACTCTCAAAGGGATCATTGTTTCTGTCAGAACATTGACTTCGGGAACCATTGGTGTAGATGACTGGGCCTTTAAAAAAGGGAGGAACTACGGCACTATCATTGTCGACCTGATCAATAAAGAAGTTATCGGTCTGCTTGCGGCCAGGAAGCCGACACGCTTGCAGATTGGCTGA
- a CDS encoding helix-turn-helix domain-containing protein — protein sequence MGKPVLKISRKTPEEITEILKNNADFLLATRLNMVYHVARGHSSREVASWYGISFKQVVNWVHRFEQNGVEGLENRSGRGRKSYLTDQQMDKIRTIVLEKSPEDYGINAKNWSGPGILKVIKEQFEVDYKPSQSYKLIEKMGLGFKKGSGVTTK from the coding sequence ATGGGCAAGCCTGTATTAAAAATAAGCAGAAAGACTCCGGAAGAAATAACAGAAATTTTGAAAAACAACGCTGATTTTCTGCTGGCAACACGTCTGAATATGGTTTACCATGTGGCAAGGGGCCATTCAAGCAGAGAGGTTGCGTCATGGTACGGGATCAGTTTCAAACAGGTGGTTAACTGGGTCCACCGTTTCGAGCAAAATGGAGTAGAAGGATTGGAAAACAGGTCAGGAAGAGGGAGGAAGTCCTACCTTACAGATCAACAGATGGATAAAATCAGAACCATAGTTCTGGAAAAATCACCGGAAGATTACGGGATCAATGCCAAAAATTGGTCAGGCCCTGGTATTCTTAAAGTGATAAAAGAACAGTTTGAAGTTGATTATAAACCCAGCCAGTCCTACAAATTAATTGAAAAAATGGGGCTGGGATTCAAAAAAGGAAGCGGGGTTACCACAAAATAA
- a CDS encoding transposase, protein MIKKCFEEMGSGQADLLTTEDGKAIEEMESESRDIPALSSPTEGETRMVGNVGPDRQFKFQKARELHKEGYGIKAIAKQLGAGRKTIRKYLASECLVSREINRSRILTNFCDFESELIKLSQTNTTYLNLFNHITEKGFNGKYSQFCERMNKRGNDGKAAKTRGNKVLPLLRPVKTWSLSKLAFIALAKAGTLKEEDQKYLDILLQKSPEIKNTTDLAHSFRQLFVAKEEGSLTEWIKIAGAEGSALKGFAKGINQDYGAVNQAVISTISNGQVEGQVNRLKTIKRNMYGRAGFELLRKIVLANSS, encoded by the coding sequence GTGATCAAAAAGTGCTTTGAAGAAATGGGATCCGGACAGGCGGACTTACTTACAACCGAAGATGGGAAAGCAATAGAAGAAATGGAATCGGAGTCCAGGGATATCCCGGCCTTATCTTCCCCGACAGAAGGGGAAACACGGATGGTGGGGAATGTCGGCCCGGATAGACAGTTTAAGTTTCAAAAAGCCAGGGAGCTTCATAAAGAAGGCTATGGCATCAAAGCTATTGCCAAACAGCTTGGAGCGGGAAGGAAAACAATCAGAAAGTACCTTGCCTCTGAGTGCCTGGTCTCAAGAGAGATAAACCGGAGCAGGATCCTGACCAACTTTTGTGATTTTGAATCTGAATTGATAAAGCTTAGCCAGACCAATACCACCTACTTAAACCTTTTCAACCACATAACAGAAAAGGGTTTTAATGGAAAGTATAGCCAGTTCTGTGAGCGGATGAATAAACGGGGCAACGATGGAAAAGCCGCAAAGACGAGAGGGAACAAGGTGCTCCCGTTGCTCAGGCCGGTTAAGACCTGGTCCCTGTCAAAACTGGCATTCATCGCCTTGGCAAAGGCCGGGACTTTGAAAGAAGAAGATCAAAAATACCTGGACATATTGCTACAAAAATCACCTGAAATCAAAAACACCACTGATTTAGCCCATTCCTTCCGCCAACTGTTTGTAGCCAAAGAAGAGGGCAGTTTAACGGAGTGGATAAAAATTGCAGGCGCCGAAGGTTCAGCACTCAAAGGGTTTGCAAAAGGGATAAACCAGGATTATGGGGCAGTAAACCAAGCCGTCATATCAACGATAAGCAACGGGCAAGTAGAAGGGCAGGTCAATAGACTCAAAACCATCAAAAGAAACAT